The following is a genomic window from Pantanalinema sp..
GCACCAGCAGGACCCCGGCGTTGCGCTGCCAGTGCATGGCGCCTTCGGGCAAGAAGGGAAACCCCGCGTTGTTGAAGGCCCCGACGACGTGGAAGATCGTCATGACCAGGCCCTTGCGCCACCCGAACTCCGGAACCATCGTCCAGGCCAGCAAAAAGCCGCTCACCAGCTCCACCGAGAGCGAGAAGGCGACGATGTGCAGCACGAAGCGCACGAGCCCCGCCATTCCCGGCTGCTCCAGCCCTTCCTGGATGTTGAGGCGATCGCGCAGGGAGATGCGCTGCCCGATCAGGATCATGGTCAGGGTGAAGAAGGTCATGTAGCCGAGGCCCCCGAGCTGGATCAGCAGCATCAGCACCCCCTGCCCGAAGAAGGTGTAGCGATCCACCACGTCCCCGGGGGCGAGGCCCGTGGTGGTGACGGCCGAGGCGGCGAAGAACAGATCGTCGATCCAGGGCCGCGGCCCCGGCACGTGGGAGAGGGGCAGCATCAGGAGCAGGGTCCCCAGCAGGATGAAGCCCAGGTACCCGAGCACGATCAGCTGGGAGGCGTTGAGCCGGGATCCGGCTCGCCGGGGCAGCGGCGTCGACAACCTCAAGGCGCGCTACCGGGGGAAACGCTTCAGGCGATCGTTGGCGCCGATCACCGTGAGGATGTCGCCCGCCTGGATCCGATCCTCGCTCAAAGGCGCGATGTTGACCCCCGCTCTGCCCTTGATGGCGATGACGGTGGCGCCGAAGCGGCCGCGGATGTCCGCCTCCGCGAGGGTCTTCCCGTAGAAGACGGGGGCGGCCGGCACCTCGAAGATGCTGTAGTCGGGGTCCAGCTCGATCATCTCGATGATCCCTTGCCCGCTGATGGCGTTGGCGACGCGCTCGCCCATCTGGGCCTCGGGATAGACGATGCGGATGGCGTCGCCGCCGACGCGCTCCATGACCTTGCCGTACTTGTCGTGGGAGGCCTTGGCGACGATCCGCGAAACCCCCAGCTCGACCAGGTTGAGCACGGTCAGGACCGCCACCTCGAGGTCGGTCCCGATGGCGATGACGACCGTGTCGAAGCTCGAGAGGCCGAGCTCCTCGAGGGCGTGCAGGTCGGTCGCGTCCGCCTGGATGATGTGGGTCGCGATCTCCTCGGCCTGAGCGGAGCGGGCTTCCTCCTCCGAGGCATCGATCCCCAGAACCTCGTGGCCCTGCTGGTGCAGGGTGCGGCAGACGCTGCGCCCGAAGCGGCCAAGCCCGATGACGGCGATTTGCTTGCGTGATTGCGGCATGGGGACTCCTCGTGATGCGTCGGCTACCTGCGATGGTAGCAGACGCGGCCTGATCTTGCCGCTCGGAAGGCGCGTATGCTATATTCTGAGCGAATTATGGGGATTTCATCCCCCGAAAAGAGCCTTGCTTTAGGAGACAAACGTGCAAAGCCTGTACCATTATCCGCTGGGCGAGCGCTTCCCCCAGGAAGCGGACGTCATCATCGAGATCCCCAAGGATAGCCGCAACAAGTACGAGTACGAAGCCGAGACCGGCAACTTCCGTCTCGATCGGGTGCTTTCGAGCCCCCTGCACTACGTCACCGAGTACGGCTTCTTCCCCCAGACGCTGGCGGGCGACGGCGATCCCGCCGACGTGCTCGTCCCGATGGAGGAGGCCACCTTCCCCGGCTGCATCATCCGCGTGCGCCCCATCGGCATCCTGAAGATGGCCGACGAGAAGGGCGAGGACTACAAGATCCTGGCCGTGCCTTGCAAGGACCGTCGCTACACCGAGATCACCAAGCACACCGACGTCTCGCCGCACCTGCTGCTCGAGATCGAGCACTTCTTCCAGGTCTACAAGAACCTCGACAACCTCTACCCCACCATCATGGGCTGGGAGGACGAGGCGTTCGCCAAGAACTACCTGCTCGAGTGCCACGAGAACTTCAAGAAGTCCGCGCTGGCGCTCAAGTAGCCCCAGAAGCAGAAGGCCCCGGTCGCTTCGGCGACCGGGGCCTTCTGGCGTCCTACCTAGTGCGCGACCGGCACCGTG
Proteins encoded in this region:
- a CDS encoding inorganic diphosphatase, whose product is MQSLYHYPLGERFPQEADVIIEIPKDSRNKYEYEAETGNFRLDRVLSSPLHYVTEYGFFPQTLAGDGDPADVLVPMEEATFPGCIIRVRPIGILKMADEKGEDYKILAVPCKDRRYTEITKHTDVSPHLLLEIEHFFQVYKNLDNLYPTIMGWEDEAFAKNYLLECHENFKKSALALK
- a CDS encoding TrkA family potassium uptake protein codes for the protein MPQSRKQIAVIGLGRFGRSVCRTLHQQGHEVLGIDASEEEARSAQAEEIATHIIQADATDLHALEELGLSSFDTVVIAIGTDLEVAVLTVLNLVELGVSRIVAKASHDKYGKVMERVGGDAIRIVYPEAQMGERVANAISGQGIIEMIELDPDYSIFEVPAAPVFYGKTLAEADIRGRFGATVIAIKGRAGVNIAPLSEDRIQAGDILTVIGANDRLKRFPR